The following are encoded together in the Serratia odorifera genome:
- a CDS encoding fructosamine kinase family protein — MWQAVSRLLSEHLGNAEIRQRTELPGGEIHPAWRVNYGDSEVFVKCDARELLPIFTAEADQLALLARSKTVRVPAVYGVGSDRDYSFLLLEYQTLKPLDAHGAHCLGQQLARLHQWSEQPQFGLDFDNDLATTPQPNAWQRRWAEFFAEQRIGWQLQLAAEKGMTFGDIDELVDIVYLRLQNHQPQPSLLHGDVWPANCAMTANGPMLFDPACYWGDRECDLAMLPLYPELPPQIYDGYQSVWPLPADFIERQPLYQLYYLLNRSNLFGGQHLVAAQRVIDSLLHPEP, encoded by the coding sequence ATGTGGCAAGCCGTTAGTCGTCTGTTAAGTGAACATCTTGGCAACGCAGAAATCCGCCAAAGGACTGAACTGCCGGGGGGCGAAATCCACCCGGCGTGGCGCGTGAATTACGGTGACAGCGAGGTGTTCGTCAAGTGCGACGCCCGCGAGTTGCTGCCTATTTTCACCGCCGAAGCGGATCAGCTGGCATTGCTGGCGCGTAGCAAAACCGTGCGCGTGCCGGCGGTCTACGGCGTCGGCAGCGATCGCGACTACAGTTTCCTGCTGCTGGAATACCAGACGCTCAAGCCATTGGATGCCCACGGCGCCCATTGTCTCGGACAACAGCTGGCACGTCTGCATCAGTGGAGCGAACAGCCGCAGTTCGGCCTCGATTTTGATAACGATCTTGCCACCACACCGCAGCCCAATGCCTGGCAACGCCGCTGGGCCGAATTCTTTGCCGAACAGCGCATCGGTTGGCAGCTACAGCTGGCGGCGGAAAAAGGCATGACCTTCGGTGATATCGATGAACTGGTCGACATCGTCTACCTGCGTTTGCAGAACCACCAGCCACAGCCTTCCTTGCTGCATGGCGATGTGTGGCCAGCCAACTGCGCAATGACTGCCAACGGCCCAATGCTGTTCGACCCCGCCTGCTACTGGGGCGATCGAGAATGCGATCTTGCCATGCTACCGTTGTACCCGGAACTGCCGCCGCAAATATATGATGGCTATCAAAGCGTTTGGCCGTTGCCCGCCGACTTTATCGAACGTCAGCCGCTGTATCAGCTCTATTATCTGCTCAATCGCAGCAACCTGTTTGGCGGCCAGCACCTGGTCGCAGCGCAGCGCGTCATCGACAGCCTGCTACACCCTGAACCATAA
- a CDS encoding HdeD family acid-resistance protein: MIRLIVLLLGAQALHRQRRALQLFGWFWIIVGVLMLIDVLQDGRSLLALDALALMLALEGVVAISAALVIGGSGRPVLLKGLGFIFMAFLVLDVPADGNIVSSVVFGSALLLDGVVRIASSTVIQHSRWKIVALAGSGELLLSLMIFIGWPAPHRMTVPFCLGLMMILSGWALLRISRRLMHFTLNRQDTESPSHTATQPLTVYVWTPLGTAKDARRRYIVDRYIAAVDGSGVISTGHAALERAPDIYISHYPRDEIDRSAQDFRRLLHAGEQNNVAGRFLPSLQQETAEWCPPDKHIHFCRYNSSALRTFWQHYRQDDTYNLTRRNCSTTVISALDSALEGVLGGRQLWRRFLMLLLDPNLWVLAMLRSRGESMTWTPGLVLDYTRMLKQVTERQDQRWLLKLRKLAQRLAAIPRRQRRQKF; this comes from the coding sequence ATGATTCGGCTGATCGTCTTGTTGCTCGGCGCCCAGGCACTGCACCGGCAACGTCGCGCTTTACAGCTGTTTGGCTGGTTTTGGATCATCGTTGGCGTACTGATGCTGATCGATGTGTTGCAGGACGGGCGTTCACTGCTGGCGCTGGATGCGTTGGCGCTGATGCTGGCACTCGAGGGGGTGGTGGCCATCTCGGCGGCTTTGGTGATTGGCGGCAGCGGCCGGCCGGTGCTGCTGAAGGGCCTCGGGTTTATTTTTATGGCATTTCTGGTGCTCGACGTGCCGGCCGACGGCAATATCGTTTCTAGCGTGGTATTCGGCAGCGCGTTGCTGCTGGACGGCGTGGTGCGCATCGCGTCCTCAACCGTGATCCAGCACAGCCGCTGGAAGATTGTCGCCCTGGCCGGTAGCGGCGAACTGTTACTGTCGCTGATGATCTTTATCGGCTGGCCGGCACCGCATCGCATGACGGTGCCCTTTTGCCTTGGCCTGATGATGATCCTCTCTGGCTGGGCTTTGCTGCGCATTTCGCGCCGCCTGATGCACTTTACCCTGAATCGACAAGATACCGAATCGCCGTCACACACGGCTACCCAGCCGCTGACGGTATATGTCTGGACCCCACTTGGCACGGCGAAAGATGCACGCCGTCGCTATATCGTTGACCGTTACATTGCCGCAGTCGATGGTTCAGGCGTGATCTCTACCGGTCATGCGGCGCTGGAACGGGCTCCTGATATCTATATCAGCCATTATCCGCGCGATGAAATCGATCGGTCGGCACAGGATTTTCGCCGCTTGCTGCATGCCGGGGAGCAGAATAACGTCGCCGGCCGTTTTCTGCCCAGCTTGCAACAAGAAACGGCCGAATGGTGCCCACCGGACAAACACATTCACTTCTGCCGCTATAACTCCAGCGCTCTGCGCACCTTCTGGCAGCACTACCGCCAGGACGATACCTACAACTTGACGCGACGCAACTGCTCAACCACGGTGATTAGCGCGCTGGACAGCGCACTGGAAGGCGTACTGGGCGGCCGACAGCTATGGCGACGCTTTCTGATGTTGTTGCTGGATCCTAACCTGTGGGTGTTGGCGATGTTGCGCAGCCGCGGTGAAAGCATGACCTGGACGCCGGGGCTGGTGCTGGACTATACCCGCATGCTGAAACAGGTGACCGAACGCCAGGATCAACGCTGGCTGCTGAAATTACGCAAACTGGCACAGCGTCTGGCGGCAATTCCCCGTAGGCAGCGGCGGCAAAAGTTTTAG
- the kduI gene encoding 5-dehydro-4-deoxy-D-glucuronate isomerase produces the protein MDVRQSIHSDHAKQLDTAGLRREFLIENIFEADRYTMTYSHIDRIIVGGIKPVNKTVSIGDEVGKQLGVSYFLERRELGVINIGGAGTIEVDGQRYEIGNQQALYVGQGAKQVEFSSADARRPAKFYYNSAPAHTAYPNRKITLEEASPQTLGDNATSNRRTINKFIVPDVLPTCQLTMGLTTLAEGNLWNTMPCHTHERRMEVYFYFDMDQDTAVFHMMGQPQETRHLLVHNEQAVISPSWSIHSGVGTKRYTFIWGMIGENQVFGDMDHVAVSDLR, from the coding sequence ATGGACGTCCGTCAAAGCATTCACAGCGACCATGCTAAACAGCTCGATACCGCCGGATTACGCCGCGAATTTCTGATCGAAAACATCTTTGAGGCCGATCGGTACACCATGACCTACAGCCACATCGATCGGATTATCGTTGGTGGAATCAAACCGGTGAATAAAACGGTCAGCATCGGCGACGAAGTCGGTAAGCAACTGGGCGTCAGTTATTTTCTGGAGCGCCGCGAACTGGGCGTGATCAACATCGGCGGTGCCGGTACCATCGAGGTGGATGGACAGCGCTATGAGATTGGCAATCAGCAGGCACTGTATGTGGGTCAGGGTGCCAAACAGGTTGAATTCAGCAGCGCCGATGCCCGTCGCCCCGCCAAGTTCTACTACAACAGCGCGCCAGCGCATACCGCGTATCCCAACCGGAAAATCACCTTGGAGGAAGCCTCGCCGCAAACGCTGGGCGATAACGCCACCAGCAATCGCCGCACCATCAATAAATTCATCGTGCCGGACGTGCTGCCGACCTGCCAGCTCACCATGGGCCTGACCACGTTGGCGGAAGGCAATCTGTGGAACACCATGCCCTGCCACACCCACGAGCGGCGTATGGAGGTGTATTTCTATTTTGATATGGACCAGGACACCGCAGTATTCCATATGATGGGACAACCACAGGAAACCCGACATCTGCTGGTACACAACGAACAGGCGGTGATTTCACCGAGCTGGTCAATCCATTCCGGCGTTGGCACCAAACGCTACACCTTTATCTGGGGCATGATTGGCGAGAATCAGGTCTTCGGCGATATGGACCACGTCGCCGTCAGCGACTTGCGCTGA
- a CDS encoding GMC family oxidoreductase, whose translation MATLMKKKDVVIVGFGWVGAIMAKELTEAGLNVVALERGPMRDTYPDGSYPQVIDELTYNIRRKLFQDLSKSTVTIRHNSSQTAVPYRQLAAFLPGTGVGGAGLHWSGVHFRIDPIELRMRSHYEERYGKNFIPKDMTIQDFGVTYDELEPYFDKAEKVFGTSGSAWSIKGKVVGAGKGGNPFAPDRSDDFPLPAQKNTYSAQLFQKAATEVGYHPYNLPSANTSDSYTNPYGAQMGPCNFCGFCSGYACYMYSKASPNVNILPALRMEKRFELRTNANVLKVNLTDDKKRATGVNYIDAQGREVEQPADLVILGAFQFHNVHLMLLSGIGKPYDPLTGEGVVGRNFAYQNMTTIKAFFDKNVHTNPFIGAGGNGVGVDDFNADNFDHAKEGFVGGSPFWVNQAGTKPISGLPTPAGTPAWGSEWKAAVADAYTHHVSMDAHGAHQSYRNNYLDLDPNYKNVFGQPLLRMTFDWQENDIKMAQFMFNKMAPIAKAMNPKHIIGSPKNADSHFDTTSYQTTHMNGGAVMGENPQTSAVNRYLQSWDVHNVFSIGASAFPQGLGYNPTGTVAALAYWSARAIREQYLKNPGPLVQA comes from the coding sequence ATGGCAACGCTAATGAAGAAAAAGGACGTGGTGATCGTCGGGTTTGGCTGGGTTGGCGCCATCATGGCCAAGGAGCTGACCGAAGCGGGGCTGAACGTGGTTGCGCTGGAGCGTGGGCCGATGCGCGATACCTACCCGGACGGTTCCTATCCGCAGGTTATCGACGAACTTACCTATAATATTCGCCGCAAACTGTTCCAGGACTTGTCGAAAAGCACGGTGACCATTCGCCATAACAGCAGCCAGACCGCGGTGCCATACCGTCAGTTGGCGGCATTCCTGCCGGGTACCGGCGTGGGCGGTGCCGGACTGCACTGGTCTGGGGTACATTTCCGCATCGATCCGATCGAACTGCGCATGCGCAGCCATTATGAAGAGCGCTATGGCAAAAACTTCATTCCCAAGGATATGACCATCCAGGACTTCGGCGTGACCTACGACGAGCTGGAACCGTACTTTGACAAGGCGGAGAAGGTGTTTGGCACCTCCGGCAGCGCGTGGTCGATCAAGGGGAAAGTGGTTGGTGCAGGCAAGGGGGGCAACCCGTTCGCGCCAGATCGTTCCGACGATTTCCCGCTGCCGGCGCAAAAGAATACCTACTCTGCGCAACTGTTCCAAAAAGCGGCGACCGAGGTCGGTTATCATCCATATAACCTGCCGTCGGCCAATACCTCGGACTCTTACACCAATCCATACGGCGCTCAGATGGGGCCATGCAACTTTTGTGGCTTCTGTAGCGGTTACGCCTGCTACATGTATTCCAAAGCCTCGCCGAACGTGAATATTCTGCCAGCGCTGCGTATGGAGAAACGTTTCGAGCTGCGAACCAACGCCAACGTACTGAAAGTGAACCTGACCGACGATAAAAAACGCGCTACCGGCGTGAATTACATCGACGCACAGGGGCGTGAAGTGGAACAACCGGCCGATCTGGTGATCCTGGGAGCGTTCCAGTTCCACAATGTACACCTGATGCTGCTGTCCGGCATCGGCAAACCGTACGATCCGCTGACCGGAGAAGGGGTGGTGGGGCGTAACTTTGCCTATCAGAACATGACCACCATTAAAGCGTTCTTCGATAAAAACGTGCACACCAATCCGTTTATCGGTGCGGGCGGCAACGGCGTTGGCGTTGACGACTTCAACGCAGACAACTTCGATCACGCCAAAGAGGGCTTTGTCGGCGGCTCGCCGTTCTGGGTCAACCAGGCGGGTACCAAGCCGATTTCGGGCTTGCCGACACCGGCCGGCACCCCGGCCTGGGGCAGCGAATGGAAGGCGGCGGTAGCGGATGCCTACACCCATCATGTATCGATGGATGCGCACGGTGCGCACCAGTCTTACCGCAACAACTATCTGGACCTCGACCCGAACTACAAAAACGTGTTCGGTCAGCCGTTGCTGCGCATGACCTTCGACTGGCAGGAAAACGACATCAAGATGGCGCAGTTCATGTTCAACAAGATGGCTCCGATTGCCAAGGCGATGAACCCGAAACACATTATCGGCAGTCCGAAAAACGCCGACAGCCATTTTGACACCACCAGCTACCAGACCACCCACATGAACGGCGGCGCGGTGATGGGCGAAAACCCGCAGACCAGCGCGGTAAACCGCTATCTGCAAAGCTGGGACGTACACAACGTGTTTTCGATTGGCGCGTCTGCCTTCCCGCAAGGGCTGGGCTACAACCCGACCGGCACCGTCGCGGCGCTGGCGTACTGGTCTGCCCGGGCTATCCGCGAGCAGTATCTGAAGAACCCAGGCCCATTGGTGCAGGCATAA
- a CDS encoding metal ABC transporter permease translates to MEMLYQWLSEPFAYPFMQRAIVAAIVTGVVCAVLSCYLVLKGWSLMGDAISHAVLPGIVLAFVLGIPLAIGAFLSGIFCALATGYLKENSRVKEDTVMGIVFSGMFAFGLVLFSRVDTDQHLSHILFGNMLGITDGELKQTLLIAGITLAVVLLKRQDLMLYCFDPSHARVIGLPVKLLHYGLLCLLAMTIVASLQAVGVILVIAMLIAPGIIAFLLCRSFDRMLLVATVVSVFSCVLGTLISFHIDGATGPCIVIVQAVLFVIALLYSRIKPLQRHEGTLLDDKSRSRAPRA, encoded by the coding sequence ATGGAAATGTTATATCAATGGCTCAGCGAGCCCTTCGCCTATCCGTTTATGCAACGGGCGATCGTGGCTGCCATCGTCACCGGCGTGGTGTGCGCGGTACTGTCATGCTATCTGGTGCTCAAGGGCTGGTCGTTGATGGGCGACGCCATTTCACACGCCGTACTGCCTGGAATCGTACTGGCGTTCGTTCTCGGTATTCCCTTGGCCATCGGCGCGTTTCTCTCCGGTATATTTTGCGCACTCGCCACCGGTTATCTAAAGGAAAACAGCCGGGTGAAGGAAGACACGGTGATGGGCATCGTCTTCTCCGGCATGTTCGCCTTTGGGCTGGTGCTTTTTTCGCGAGTGGATACCGATCAGCACCTGAGTCACATTCTGTTCGGCAACATGCTCGGCATCACCGACGGCGAACTGAAACAAACGCTGCTGATTGCCGGTATTACGCTGGCGGTGGTGCTGCTGAAGCGCCAGGATCTGATGCTGTACTGCTTTGATCCCAGCCATGCACGGGTAATTGGCCTGCCGGTCAAACTGCTGCATTACGGCTTGCTGTGCCTGCTGGCAATGACCATTGTCGCCTCGTTGCAGGCGGTGGGGGTGATTCTGGTGATCGCCATGCTGATAGCTCCAGGGATTATCGCCTTCCTGCTGTGTCGCAGTTTTGACCGCATGCTGCTGGTTGCCACCGTGGTGTCAGTGTTTTCCTGCGTGCTCGGCACCTTGATAAGCTTTCATATCGATGGTGCAACCGGACCATGCATCGTCATCGTACAGGCCGTGCTGTTCGTCATCGCCCTGCTCTACAGTCGCATTAAACCGTTACAACGTCACGAAGGTACGCTGCTGGATGATAAATCCCGCTCGCGCGCTCCCCGCGCCTAG
- a CDS encoding YniB family protein, producing MTYQQAGRIAIIKRILGWLVFIPALLSTLISLLNFIYQHSEKTKGINAVMLDFVHVMVDMVRFNTPFLNLFWYNSPVPNLDKSLFSGGNLMFIVIYFLIFVGLALCASGARMSRQVKFIRERLEDQLILEQAKGSEGLTRAQLEQRITLPHHTIFLQYFPLYILPIVIAVVAYFVIKLLGSLAGGA from the coding sequence ATGACGTATCAACAGGCAGGGCGTATTGCCATCATTAAACGTATCCTGGGATGGCTGGTATTCATCCCGGCGTTGCTGTCGACGCTGATTTCACTGCTCAACTTTATCTATCAACACAGTGAGAAAACCAAAGGCATCAATGCGGTGATGCTGGACTTTGTGCATGTCATGGTGGATATGGTGCGTTTCAATACACCGTTTCTTAACCTGTTCTGGTATAACTCGCCGGTGCCGAATCTCGATAAAAGCCTGTTCAGCGGCGGCAACCTGATGTTTATCGTTATCTATTTCCTTATCTTTGTCGGGCTGGCGCTGTGCGCTTCCGGCGCGCGTATGTCACGACAGGTGAAGTTCATCCGCGAACGTCTGGAAGATCAGTTGATCCTTGAACAGGCCAAGGGCAGTGAAGGGCTTACGCGTGCTCAATTGGAACAGCGTATTACACTGCCGCACCACACCATTTTCTTGCAATATTTCCCGCTGTATATTTTGCCCATCGTGATAGCGGTGGTGGCCTATTTTGTCATCAAACTGCTGGGAAGCCTGGCCGGCGGCGCCTGA
- the hxpB gene encoding hexitol phosphatase HxpB, translating into MAYSQQIESAIFDMDGLLIDSEPLWLQAELDIFGSLGLDLSDRHNLPDTLGLRIDLVVKLWYQAMPWQGPSLEQVSARIIERAIELVHETRPLLPGVQQALELCRSQGLHIGLASASPLHMQQQVLKMFELEPYFDRLVSAEYLPYSKPHPEVYLIAAERLGSDPLRCITLEDSFNGMIATKAARMRSIVIPAQEYRQDPRWALADHQLSSLEQLTPAHLR; encoded by the coding sequence ATGGCCTATTCGCAACAGATTGAAAGCGCAATTTTTGATATGGACGGCTTACTGATTGACTCCGAGCCGCTGTGGCTGCAGGCAGAGCTGGATATTTTCGGTTCGCTTGGCCTCGACCTTTCCGATCGGCACAATCTGCCGGACACCCTGGGCCTGCGTATCGATCTGGTGGTCAAGCTATGGTATCAGGCCATGCCATGGCAAGGCCCTTCGCTGGAACAGGTATCGGCACGCATTATTGAACGCGCCATTGAACTGGTGCACGAAACGCGCCCACTGTTGCCGGGCGTGCAGCAAGCGCTTGAACTGTGCCGCTCCCAGGGCCTGCATATTGGACTGGCGTCTGCCTCGCCGCTGCATATGCAACAGCAGGTACTGAAAATGTTTGAACTGGAACCCTATTTTGATCGGTTGGTTTCGGCGGAATATTTGCCTTACAGTAAACCGCACCCGGAAGTTTACCTGATCGCAGCCGAACGTCTGGGCAGCGATCCACTGCGCTGCATCACGCTGGAGGACTCGTTCAACGGCATGATCGCTACCAAGGCGGCGCGTATGCGTTCGATAGTGATCCCGGCACAGGAATACCGCCAGGATCCGCGCTGGGCATTGGCAGATCACCAATTGTCGTCGCTCGAGCAGCTGACGCCGGCACACCTGAGATAA
- a CDS encoding transglycosylase SLT domain-containing protein — MKTKIGCLMAITLLAGCAKDPQTTSSTTGSGTGKGGWLQPPPQAPVNRTGTPVAYNDYISQAASHYGVDETLIKAIIQVESGFNPSVVSTSNAVGLMQLKASTAGRDAYRMKGKKGQPSSRELKDPAVNIDLGTAYINILQSQQLAGITNPKTLQYATIVSYVNGAGAMLRTFSSDKRVAVNRINQMSPDEFYQHIQKKHPAPQAPRYLWKVTTAYQAMQQ, encoded by the coding sequence GTGAAAACAAAAATTGGTTGCCTGATGGCAATTACGCTTTTGGCGGGGTGCGCGAAAGACCCGCAGACAACCAGCAGCACAACGGGCAGTGGCACAGGCAAGGGAGGGTGGTTGCAGCCGCCGCCGCAGGCACCGGTCAACCGCACCGGCACCCCGGTTGCCTACAACGACTATATCAGCCAGGCCGCCAGCCATTACGGCGTGGATGAAACGCTGATCAAGGCGATTATCCAGGTTGAATCCGGATTTAATCCAAGCGTGGTCAGCACCTCCAATGCCGTGGGGCTGATGCAGTTGAAAGCCTCTACTGCCGGGCGTGATGCCTATCGTATGAAGGGCAAAAAGGGGCAACCCAGTTCGCGAGAATTAAAAGATCCGGCGGTCAATATTGATCTGGGAACGGCCTATATCAATATTCTTCAAAGCCAACAGCTAGCCGGGATTACCAACCCTAAAACTCTGCAATACGCTACCATCGTCTCCTACGTCAATGGTGCTGGCGCGATGCTGCGCACCTTCTCTTCGGACAAGCGGGTGGCGGTGAACCGCATCAACCAAATGAGCCCGGACGAGTTTTACCAGCACATACAGAAGAAACACCCAGCACCGCAGGCGCCGCGTTACCTGTGGAAGGTGACAACCGCTTACCAGGCGATGCAGCAATAA
- a CDS encoding metal ABC transporter substrate-binding protein, with protein MLLKPNAFPFEQRATRWLRPFVLPGLLLAAALFSHPALAEKKLRVVTTFTIIQDIAQNVAGDAAVVESITKPGAEIHDYQPTPRDIVKAQHADLILWNGMNLERWFQRFFENIKQVPAAVVTEGITPLPIREGPYNGNPNPHAWMSPTNALVYIDNIRQALVKYDPANAETYNRNAKAYAEKIAALDAPLRERLSRIPAAQRWLVTSEGAFSYLAKDYQLKEVYLWPINADEQGSPQQVRRVIDAVRANNIPVVFSESTISDKPAKQVAKETGANYGGVLYVDSLSAHDGPVPTYIDLLNVTVQTIAKGFNQ; from the coding sequence ATGCTACTGAAACCGAACGCATTTCCCTTTGAGCAACGCGCAACACGATGGCTGCGCCCGTTTGTTCTGCCTGGACTGCTGCTGGCTGCCGCGCTGTTCAGCCACCCTGCGCTGGCCGAAAAGAAACTGCGCGTGGTGACGACCTTCACCATTATTCAAGACATTGCGCAAAACGTGGCCGGCGATGCCGCCGTGGTCGAATCCATTACCAAACCCGGCGCAGAAATTCACGATTATCAACCCACGCCGCGCGATATCGTCAAGGCGCAGCACGCGGATCTGATCTTATGGAACGGCATGAACCTGGAGCGTTGGTTCCAGCGCTTCTTCGAAAATATCAAGCAGGTGCCTGCGGCGGTGGTTACCGAAGGCATTACGCCGCTGCCGATCCGCGAAGGGCCGTACAATGGCAATCCCAACCCGCACGCCTGGATGTCACCCACCAACGCCCTGGTATATATCGATAATATTCGCCAAGCGCTGGTGAAGTACGATCCGGCCAATGCCGAAACCTACAATCGCAACGCCAAAGCCTATGCAGAAAAAATTGCCGCGCTTGACGCCCCGCTGCGTGAACGACTGTCGCGTATTCCGGCGGCGCAGCGCTGGTTGGTGACCAGCGAAGGCGCGTTTAGCTACCTGGCGAAAGATTATCAGTTGAAGGAAGTCTATCTGTGGCCAATCAACGCCGACGAGCAAGGCTCACCGCAGCAGGTGCGGCGGGTTATCGACGCGGTGCGCGCCAATAACATTCCGGTGGTGTTCAGCGAAAGTACCATTTCCGACAAACCGGCCAAACAGGTGGCAAAGGAAACCGGGGCCAACTACGGTGGCGTGCTGTACGTTGATTCGCTGTCTGCCCATGACGGACCGGTACCGACGTATATAGACTTGCTGAATGTAACCGTGCAGACCATTGCCAAAGGATTTAATCAATGA
- a CDS encoding gluconate 2-dehydrogenase subunit 3 family protein: MSDDKTNNSRRDFLLKSMTLIPAAVIGGSSVGALTAPAAANAASNTPATTDAYQPTFFTPEEWAFINAAVARLIPADDRGPGALEAGVPEFIDRQMNTPYATGAIWYMQGPFNPDVPKELGYQLPLVPKQIYNLGIADADGYSKKQHGKVFAQLDGAQQDAMLKQMEAGEAEFEQVPAKLFFSYLLQNTREGFFSDPIHGGNKDMVGWKLINFPGARADFMDWVERGERYPFPPVSIRGERG; encoded by the coding sequence ATGTCGGACGATAAAACTAACAATTCGCGGCGCGATTTCTTACTCAAATCGATGACCCTGATCCCTGCTGCGGTGATTGGCGGCAGTAGCGTCGGGGCTTTGACCGCGCCGGCAGCCGCCAATGCTGCCAGTAACACACCCGCAACAACTGACGCTTATCAACCCACTTTCTTCACGCCGGAAGAGTGGGCCTTTATCAACGCCGCGGTGGCGCGGTTGATCCCGGCCGACGATCGTGGCCCAGGCGCGCTGGAAGCTGGCGTGCCGGAATTTATCGATCGCCAGATGAATACTCCCTATGCCACCGGTGCCATCTGGTATATGCAGGGGCCATTCAACCCGGACGTACCTAAGGAACTGGGTTATCAGTTACCGCTGGTGCCAAAGCAGATTTACAATCTGGGCATCGCCGACGCCGACGGTTACAGCAAAAAGCAGCATGGCAAGGTGTTTGCCCAGTTGGATGGCGCACAACAGGACGCGATGCTGAAACAGATGGAAGCTGGTGAAGCCGAGTTCGAACAGGTGCCCGCCAAGCTGTTTTTCTCCTACCTGCTGCAAAACACCCGCGAAGGTTTCTTCAGCGATCCGATCCATGGCGGTAATAAAGACATGGTTGGCTGGAAGCTGATTAATTTTCCGGGTGCGCGCGCCGACTTTATGGACTGGGTTGAGCGAGGGGAACGTTATCCCTTCCCACCGGTTTCGATTCGTGGGGAGAGAGGATAA
- a CDS encoding metal ABC transporter permease, which produces MLEILLQPFNYNYMVKAIWVSAIVGAACAFLSAYLMLKGWSLMGDALSHSVVPGVAGAYALGLPYAAGAFFTGMLAALAMTLVRHVTRLREDAIIGFIFSTFFAVGLLIVSLNPTSVNVQSIIFGNILGIADEDVLQVEIIIGVSLVILCLLWKDLLAVFFDESHAVSIGLSPLRLKILFFTLLSACTVAALQTVGAILVIAMVITPGATAYLLTDRFSRLVIIAIIIGALTSGIGAYLSFFLDGATGGVIVTLQTVVFLLAFVLAPKHGLLASKRRVARAEHHGEEG; this is translated from the coding sequence ATGCTGGAGATTCTGCTGCAACCCTTCAATTACAACTACATGGTCAAAGCCATTTGGGTCAGCGCCATCGTCGGCGCCGCCTGCGCGTTCCTGTCGGCCTATCTAATGCTGAAAGGCTGGTCACTGATGGGCGATGCACTGTCACACTCGGTGGTGCCTGGCGTTGCCGGCGCTTATGCCTTGGGGCTGCCCTACGCCGCCGGCGCATTCTTTACCGGCATGCTGGCGGCGCTGGCAATGACGCTGGTACGTCACGTTACCCGTCTGCGCGAAGACGCGATTATCGGTTTTATCTTTTCCACCTTTTTTGCCGTCGGGCTGCTGATCGTCTCGCTAAATCCGACCTCGGTTAACGTGCAGTCGATTATTTTTGGCAATATCCTCGGCATCGCCGATGAGGACGTGCTGCAGGTAGAGATTATCATCGGTGTCTCACTGGTTATTCTGTGCCTGCTGTGGAAGGACCTGCTGGCAGTATTCTTCGACGAGAGTCACGCGGTGTCGATTGGCCTGTCGCCGCTGCGGCTGAAAATCCTGTTCTTTACCCTGCTCAGCGCCTGTACCGTTGCGGCATTGCAAACCGTTGGCGCCATTCTGGTGATCGCCATGGTGATCACCCCTGGCGCAACCGCCTATTTACTGACCGACCGCTTTAGCCGACTGGTGATCATCGCTATCATTATCGGCGCGCTGACCAGCGGTATCGGCGCCTATTTAAGCTTCTTCCTTGATGGAGCCACCGGCGGCGTGATCGTCACCCTGCAAACCGTGGTATTCCTGCTGGCGTTTGTGCTGGCACCGAAACATGGCCTGCTGGCGAGCAAACGTCGGGTGGCGCGCGCTGAACACCACGGGGAGGAAGGCTGA
- the ghoS gene encoding type V toxin-antitoxin system endoribonuclease antitoxin GhoS, with amino-acid sequence MSQSATRCFVVTFRYQEEGLTDLAKLTGQLTREGFTTALTDKDGVSHELGSNSFALITSLDQADTEKLAQGLGQVALGKTPEVSISTYDEYVKQLHTDN; translated from the coding sequence ATGAGTCAATCTGCGACCAGGTGTTTTGTGGTGACTTTTCGCTACCAGGAAGAAGGATTAACTGATTTGGCGAAGCTTACCGGACAATTGACCCGCGAAGGTTTCACCACTGCGCTGACGGATAAAGACGGAGTTTCGCACGAGTTGGGCAGCAATAGCTTTGCGCTGATAACCTCACTGGATCAAGCAGATACCGAAAAACTGGCACAAGGACTCGGGCAGGTTGCGTTAGGAAAAACGCCAGAAGTGTCGATATCTACTTATGACGAGTATGTTAAACAGTTACACACCGATAACTAG